The proteins below come from a single Saccharopolyspora sp. SCSIO 74807 genomic window:
- a CDS encoding DUF305 domain-containing protein codes for MARVVIAAGVATALLLLGAAAGLLIAGPARPSEPAPGAVDVGFAQDMSMHHQQAVTMATLARERGGDAEVRGLAFDIETNQRDQIGRMQGWLNLWGQPPQASGPPMQWMHGAEHQRGGEHQHGGMAAGAGMPGMADSAELARLRTLRGPAFDTEFLRLMLRHHEGGAPMARYGAEHAALAPVRGLASNMLGSQATESELMRAMLAARGAAPLPPG; via the coding sequence ATGGCACGGGTAGTCATCGCGGCCGGGGTGGCGACGGCTCTGCTGCTGCTCGGTGCCGCCGCAGGACTGCTGATCGCCGGGCCGGCACGACCATCGGAGCCCGCGCCCGGCGCGGTCGACGTCGGCTTTGCGCAGGACATGTCGATGCATCACCAGCAGGCGGTCACCATGGCCACGCTCGCGCGGGAACGCGGCGGCGACGCCGAGGTCCGCGGGCTCGCGTTCGACATCGAGACCAACCAGCGCGACCAGATCGGCCGGATGCAGGGGTGGCTGAACTTGTGGGGGCAGCCACCGCAGGCGAGCGGTCCGCCGATGCAGTGGATGCACGGTGCCGAGCACCAGCGCGGGGGCGAGCACCAGCACGGCGGCATGGCGGCCGGGGCGGGGATGCCCGGCATGGCCGACAGCGCGGAGCTCGCGCGGTTGCGGACGCTGCGCGGGCCCGCTTTCGACACCGAGTTCCTGCGGCTGATGCTGCGCCACCACGAGGGCGGCGCGCCGATGGCCCGCTACGGCGCCGAGCACGCCGCGCTGGCTCCGGTGCGCGGGTTGGCGAGCAACATGCTCGGCTCGCAGGCGACCGAAAGCGAACTCATGCGCGCCATGCTCGCCGCGCGCGGCGCGGCCCCGCTGCCGCCGGGTTGA
- a CDS encoding DUF3105 domain-containing protein, producing MTSGKKNKAMRNARSSVAQQRSVPWLTIAGVGVVVLVAALIFGFVYMEHRENTASESAQAEADAAAAPFKPSPQNPDPSKKIPGVETADYPGMQHVTAQQRVAYDKAPPFGGPHDNVWADCTGVVYPQAVRTENMVHSLEHGAVWIAYDPEKIGADGVQQLARRVQNRPYTMLSPYPGLDSPISLQSWGHQLKLDAPDDPRIDQFITALRQNPNGVYPEVGGSCQAIPGGFDTQNPPPFDPAAPPPDAVPMSGAGAQSGAGDMGGGR from the coding sequence ATGACCAGCGGCAAGAAGAACAAGGCGATGCGCAACGCGCGCAGTTCCGTTGCGCAGCAGCGATCCGTCCCGTGGCTCACGATCGCCGGGGTCGGCGTCGTCGTTCTGGTGGCGGCCCTCATCTTCGGATTCGTGTACATGGAGCACCGCGAGAACACGGCCTCGGAGAGCGCGCAGGCCGAAGCGGACGCTGCTGCGGCGCCGTTCAAGCCCTCGCCGCAGAATCCCGACCCGTCGAAAAAGATCCCCGGTGTCGAAACCGCCGACTATCCCGGTATGCAGCACGTGACGGCTCAGCAGCGGGTGGCCTACGACAAGGCCCCGCCGTTCGGCGGCCCGCACGACAACGTCTGGGCCGACTGCACCGGCGTGGTCTACCCGCAGGCGGTACGCACCGAGAACATGGTCCATTCGCTGGAGCACGGTGCCGTGTGGATCGCCTACGACCCGGAGAAGATCGGCGCGGACGGCGTGCAGCAGCTGGCCCGGAGGGTGCAGAACCGCCCCTACACGATGCTTTCGCCGTACCCGGGGTTGGATTCGCCGATCTCGTTGCAGTCGTGGGGACACCAGCTCAAGCTCGACGCTCCGGACGATCCGCGGATCGACCAGTTCATCACCGCGCTGCGGCAGAACCCGAACGGCGTGTACCCGGAGGTCGGCGGCTCCTGCCAGGCGATCCCGGGCGGGTTCGACACGCAGAACCCGCCGCCGTTCGACCCCGCTGCGCCGCCGCCGGACGCCGTGCCGATGAGCGGCGCGGGCGCGCAGAGCGGTGCCGGTGACATGGGCGGGGGCCGTTGA
- the argS gene encoding arginine--tRNA ligase, producing the protein MTPAVLADLVRSAAVDVLTARGLDISVLPDAVTVERPRNPEHGDYATNIAMQVAKKAGVPPRDLAGWLAEELTGREGIAEVDVAGPGFLNLRLAADAQAGIVREVLSAAADFGSGDRYRDLRVNLEFVSANPTGPMHLGGARWAAVGDALGRTLSAQGAEVTREYYFNDAGAQIDRFVRSLIAAAQGEPVPEDGYGGDYIGEIAKQVRAEQPDVLEQPADERHETFRRIGVGLMFDEVKRSLHEFGTDFDVFFHEDSLHSSGAVARSVEQLKESGHLYFADGAWWLRSTEFGDDKDRVLIKSDGAAAYIAGDVAYLRDKRSRGFDLCIYMLGADHHGYISRLKAAAAAFDDDPDSVEVLIGQLVNLVRDGEPVRMSKRAGTVVTMEDLVDAVGVDAARYSLIRSSVDSAVDIDLDLISKRSNENPVYYVQYAHARLSSLQRNAESLGIERGPVEQADLALLTHEREGDLIRTLGEFPRVVLSAAQLREPHRIARYLEDVASAYHKFYDACRVLQPGDDQASPLTVARLQLCEAARQVIANGLALLGVTAPEQM; encoded by the coding sequence GTGACTCCCGCCGTTCTCGCTGACCTGGTCCGCAGTGCCGCCGTCGACGTGCTCACCGCCCGCGGCCTGGACATATCCGTGCTGCCCGACGCGGTGACCGTGGAACGCCCGCGCAACCCCGAGCACGGCGACTACGCGACGAACATCGCGATGCAGGTGGCCAAGAAGGCCGGCGTGCCGCCGCGGGACCTCGCCGGCTGGCTGGCCGAGGAGCTGACCGGGCGGGAAGGCATCGCCGAGGTCGACGTGGCCGGACCGGGCTTCCTGAACCTGCGGCTCGCCGCCGACGCGCAGGCCGGGATCGTCCGCGAGGTGCTGTCCGCGGCCGCGGACTTCGGCAGCGGCGACCGCTACCGGGACCTGCGGGTGAACCTGGAGTTCGTATCGGCGAACCCGACCGGCCCGATGCACCTGGGCGGCGCGCGCTGGGCCGCGGTCGGTGACGCGCTCGGGCGCACCCTGTCCGCGCAGGGTGCCGAGGTGACCCGCGAGTACTACTTCAACGACGCGGGGGCGCAGATCGACCGCTTCGTGCGCTCGCTGATCGCCGCGGCGCAGGGCGAGCCCGTTCCGGAGGACGGCTACGGCGGCGACTACATCGGCGAGATCGCCAAGCAGGTGCGCGCCGAGCAGCCGGACGTGCTGGAACAGCCCGCGGACGAGCGCCACGAGACGTTCCGCCGGATCGGCGTGGGCCTGATGTTCGACGAGGTCAAGCGCAGCCTGCACGAGTTCGGCACCGACTTCGACGTGTTCTTCCACGAGGACTCGCTGCACAGCTCCGGCGCGGTGGCGCGCTCCGTGGAGCAGCTCAAGGAGTCCGGGCACCTGTACTTCGCCGACGGCGCCTGGTGGCTGCGCTCCACCGAGTTCGGCGACGACAAGGACCGGGTGCTGATCAAGAGCGACGGCGCCGCCGCCTACATCGCGGGCGACGTCGCCTACCTGCGCGACAAGCGCTCCCGCGGGTTCGACCTGTGCATCTACATGCTGGGCGCGGACCACCACGGCTACATCTCCCGGCTCAAGGCCGCGGCCGCCGCGTTCGACGACGATCCGGACTCGGTCGAGGTGCTGATCGGGCAGCTGGTGAACCTGGTGCGCGACGGCGAACCGGTCCGCATGAGCAAGCGCGCGGGCACCGTCGTGACCATGGAGGACCTGGTCGACGCGGTGGGCGTGGACGCGGCCCGGTACTCGCTGATCCGCTCGTCGGTGGACTCCGCGGTGGACATCGACCTGGACCTGATCAGCAAGCGCAGCAACGAGAACCCCGTCTACTACGTGCAGTACGCGCACGCGCGGCTCTCGTCGTTGCAGCGCAACGCCGAGTCGCTGGGCATCGAGCGGGGTCCGGTCGAGCAGGCGGATCTGGCGCTGCTGACCCACGAGCGGGAAGGCGACCTGATCCGCACGCTGGGCGAGTTCCCGCGGGTGGTGCTCTCCGCGGCGCAGCTGCGCGAGCCGCACCGCATCGCGCGGTACCTGGAGGACGTGGCCAGCGCCTACCACAAGTTCTACGACGCCTGCCGCGTGCTGCAGCCGGGCGACGACCAGGCGAGCCCGCTGACGGTGGCCCGCCTGCAGCTGTGCGAGGCGGCCCGCCAGGTGATCGCCAACGGCCTCGCGCTGCTCGGGGTCACCGCGCCCGAACAAATGTGA
- the lysA gene encoding diaminopimelate decarboxylase, with amino-acid sequence MRAHPAGPRHAEVLLPGSTAGPPPAAEAELDELHHLVWPRNAQRGDDGAVRFAGTDVRELAREHGTPVFVLDEADFRSRCAEYAAAFGDPASVHYASKAFLCTEVARWVAQEGLSLDVCSGGELRVALRADFPPERITFHGNNKSTAELTAAVQAGVGSIVLDSFHEIARLEHIAHEHGVLQPVMVRVTVGVEAHTHEFIATAHEDQKFGFSLASGDAAEAARRTVKSRSLQLVGLHSHIGSQIFDDDGFGLSAHRVVALLADLRAEHGAEVMDSVHTVDLGGGLGIAYTSEDDPLPVPELASRLHEIVRKECESAGFEPPRVAVEPGRAIAGPGTVTVYEVGTVKDVELDGGVSRRYVSVDGGMSDNIRTSLYDAIYDCRLVSRAAEAPPTLSRIVGKHCESGDVVVRDCWLPEDIAPGDLLAVAATGAYCYVMASNYNRLPKPPVVAVRDGRPRLLLRGETEDDLLRLEV; translated from the coding sequence ATGCGCGCCCATCCCGCCGGGCCTCGGCACGCCGAAGTCCTGCTGCCGGGCAGCACCGCCGGGCCGCCCCCGGCCGCCGAAGCCGAACTCGACGAACTGCACCACCTGGTGTGGCCGCGCAACGCGCAGCGCGGCGACGACGGTGCGGTGCGCTTCGCCGGGACCGACGTCCGCGAGCTGGCCCGCGAGCACGGCACTCCGGTGTTCGTGCTGGACGAGGCCGACTTCCGGTCCCGCTGCGCGGAGTACGCGGCGGCCTTCGGCGACCCCGCTTCGGTGCACTACGCCTCGAAGGCGTTCCTGTGCACCGAGGTCGCGCGCTGGGTCGCCCAGGAGGGCCTGAGCCTGGACGTGTGCAGCGGCGGCGAGCTGCGCGTCGCGCTGCGCGCCGACTTCCCGCCGGAGCGGATCACCTTCCACGGCAACAACAAGTCCACCGCGGAGCTGACCGCGGCGGTGCAGGCCGGCGTCGGCTCGATCGTGCTGGACTCGTTCCACGAGATCGCGCGGCTGGAGCACATCGCCCACGAGCACGGCGTGCTGCAACCGGTGATGGTGCGGGTGACGGTCGGCGTCGAGGCGCACACCCACGAGTTCATCGCGACCGCGCACGAGGACCAGAAGTTCGGCTTCTCGCTGGCTTCCGGCGACGCCGCGGAAGCGGCCCGGCGAACCGTCAAGTCGCGCTCGTTGCAGCTGGTGGGCCTGCACAGCCACATCGGCTCGCAGATCTTCGACGACGACGGGTTCGGCCTGTCCGCGCACCGCGTGGTGGCGCTGCTGGCGGACCTGCGCGCCGAGCACGGCGCCGAGGTGATGGACAGCGTGCACACCGTCGACCTCGGCGGCGGCCTGGGCATCGCCTACACCTCGGAGGACGATCCGCTGCCGGTGCCGGAGCTGGCGTCCCGGCTGCACGAGATCGTGCGCAAGGAGTGCGAGTCCGCCGGGTTCGAGCCGCCGCGGGTGGCGGTCGAGCCGGGCCGGGCGATCGCCGGGCCGGGCACGGTCACCGTCTACGAAGTGGGAACGGTCAAGGACGTCGAGCTCGACGGCGGGGTCTCGCGGCGCTACGTCAGCGTGGACGGCGGGATGAGCGACAACATCCGGACCTCGCTCTACGACGCGATCTACGACTGCAGGCTGGTCTCCCGCGCCGCCGAAGCGCCGCCCACGCTGTCCCGCATCGTGGGCAAGCATTGTGAGTCCGGTGACGTAGTGGTGCGAGACTGCTGGCTGCCGGAGGACATTGCTCCGGGCGACCTGCTCGCGGTCGCCGCTACCGGTGCCTATTGCTACGTGATGGCGAGCAACTACAACCGGCTGCCCAAGCCGCCCGTGGTGGCGGTGCGGGACGGGCGGCCGAGGTTGCTGCTGCGCGGGGAGACCGAGGACGACCTGCTCCGGCTGGAGGTGTGA
- a CDS encoding homoserine dehydrogenase produces MIEDRAPIRVALLGCGTVGTEVLRLLQDRPVEFAARVGAPVQVTGVAVRRPHKHPAVPEQLLTTDATALVDGDVDVVVELIGGIEPARSLLLRALRAGKSVVTGNKALLAEYGSELYEAADEAGVDIYFEAAVAGAIPLLRPLRESLAGDRIHRVMGIVNGTTNYILSAMDSTGAGYSETLDEAGRLGYAEADPTADVDGFDAAAKAAILASLAFHTRVTANDVHREGISAVTPGDISAAKELDRTVKLLSICERVVDADGTEAVSARVHPAMLPRNHPLASVGGAFNAVFVEAEAAGNLMFYGQGAGGGPTASAVLGDLVAVARNLVVSGRGPRESAHAKLAVQPMGSTPTRYHISLDVADKPGVLSQVAATFNDNDVSISVVRQAGRGEEASLVVVTHTATDAALKSTVDKIAELPAVREVVSVMRVEGESS; encoded by the coding sequence GTGATCGAGGACCGTGCACCGATCCGCGTCGCGCTGCTGGGCTGCGGCACGGTCGGAACCGAGGTGCTGCGGCTGCTGCAGGACCGGCCGGTCGAGTTCGCGGCCCGCGTCGGAGCTCCGGTGCAGGTGACCGGCGTCGCGGTACGGCGCCCGCACAAGCACCCGGCGGTGCCCGAGCAGCTGCTGACCACGGACGCGACCGCGCTGGTCGACGGTGACGTCGACGTGGTGGTGGAGCTCATCGGCGGGATCGAACCGGCCCGTTCGCTGCTGCTGCGCGCGCTGCGGGCCGGCAAGTCCGTGGTGACCGGCAACAAGGCGCTGCTGGCCGAGTACGGCTCGGAGCTGTACGAGGCCGCCGACGAGGCCGGGGTGGACATCTACTTCGAGGCCGCCGTCGCCGGGGCGATCCCGCTGCTGCGCCCGCTGCGCGAGTCGCTGGCCGGGGACCGCATCCACCGCGTGATGGGCATCGTCAACGGCACCACGAACTACATCCTCTCCGCGATGGACTCCACCGGGGCGGGCTATTCGGAGACCCTGGACGAGGCGGGCAGGCTGGGCTACGCCGAGGCGGATCCGACCGCGGACGTGGACGGCTTCGACGCGGCGGCGAAGGCCGCGATCCTTGCCTCGCTGGCGTTCCACACCCGCGTGACCGCCAACGACGTGCACCGGGAGGGGATCTCCGCGGTCACTCCCGGCGACATCTCCGCGGCCAAGGAGCTGGACCGCACGGTCAAGCTGCTGTCGATCTGCGAGCGGGTCGTCGACGCCGACGGCACCGAGGCCGTTTCGGCCCGGGTGCACCCGGCGATGCTGCCGCGCAACCATCCGCTGGCGAGCGTGGGCGGCGCCTTCAACGCGGTGTTCGTGGAGGCCGAGGCCGCCGGGAACCTGATGTTCTACGGCCAGGGCGCCGGCGGCGGCCCGACCGCCAGCGCGGTGCTCGGCGACCTGGTCGCGGTGGCCCGGAACCTGGTGGTCTCGGGCCGGGGGCCGCGGGAGTCGGCGCACGCGAAGCTGGCGGTGCAGCCGATGGGCTCGACGCCGACGCGCTACCACATCAGCCTGGACGTGGCGGACAAACCGGGTGTGCTCTCGCAGGTCGCGGCCACCTTCAACGACAACGATGTGAGCATTTCGGTGGTGCGCCAGGCGGGCCGCGGCGAAGAGGCCAGCCTGGTCGTGGTCACCCACACCGCGACCGACGCCGCACTCAAGTCCACTGTGGACAAGATTGCGGAGCTGCCCGCGGTGCGCGAGGTCGTCAGCGTGATGCGCGTGGAAGGTGAATCGTCGTGA
- the thrC gene encoding threonine synthase encodes MTPNIPGAPARATGWPGLIEAYRDRVDVPEGAPAVTLQEGGTPLVPAPHLSALTGCEVHLKVEGANPTGSFKDRGMTVAMTHALAAGSKAVICASTGNTSASAAAYAARAGLTSAVLVPQGKIAMGKLAQAVLHGAKILQVQGNFDDCLELARKTAAEHPVTLVNSVNRLRIEGQKTAAFEICDVLGAAPDVHCLPVGNAGNITAYWKGYAEYAADGLIPVTPRMFGFQAAGSAPLVRGEPVTEPETIATAIRIGSPASWEGAQTAKTASDGLFAAVSDDDILHAYRLLASREGVFVEPASASSVAGLLATAEDGRLPAGSKVVCTVTGHGLKDPDTALAGMVEVEPLPVDPSAVATALELA; translated from the coding sequence GTGACCCCGAACATCCCTGGCGCGCCCGCGCGCGCGACCGGCTGGCCCGGCCTCATCGAGGCGTACCGGGATCGCGTCGACGTGCCCGAGGGCGCCCCGGCGGTGACCCTGCAGGAGGGCGGGACACCGCTGGTTCCCGCACCGCACCTCTCCGCGCTCACCGGCTGCGAAGTGCACCTCAAGGTCGAGGGCGCGAACCCGACCGGCTCGTTCAAGGACCGCGGGATGACCGTGGCCATGACGCACGCGCTCGCCGCCGGGAGCAAGGCAGTCATCTGCGCATCCACCGGCAACACCTCGGCATCGGCCGCGGCCTACGCCGCGCGCGCCGGGCTCACCTCCGCGGTGCTGGTGCCGCAGGGCAAGATCGCGATGGGCAAGCTCGCGCAGGCCGTGCTGCACGGCGCGAAGATCCTGCAGGTGCAGGGCAATTTCGACGACTGCCTGGAACTGGCCCGCAAGACCGCGGCCGAGCACCCGGTGACGCTGGTCAACTCGGTGAACCGGCTGCGCATCGAGGGGCAGAAGACCGCGGCGTTCGAGATCTGCGACGTGCTCGGCGCGGCACCGGACGTGCACTGCCTGCCGGTGGGCAACGCGGGCAACATCACCGCTTACTGGAAGGGCTACGCGGAGTACGCCGCGGACGGCCTGATCCCGGTCACGCCGCGGATGTTCGGCTTCCAGGCGGCCGGTTCGGCGCCGCTGGTGCGCGGCGAGCCGGTGACCGAACCGGAGACGATCGCCACCGCGATCCGCATCGGCAGCCCCGCGTCCTGGGAGGGCGCGCAGACCGCGAAGACCGCATCGGACGGATTGTTCGCCGCGGTCAGCGACGACGACATCCTGCACGCGTACCGGCTGCTGGCCTCCCGCGAGGGCGTGTTCGTCGAACCCGCGTCGGCCTCCAGCGTGGCCGGGCTGCTGGCCACCGCCGAGGACGGCAGGCTGCCCGCGGGTTCCAAGGTCGTGTGCACGGTGACCGGTCACGGGCTCAAGGACCCCGACACCGCGCTGGCGGGCATGGTCGAGGTCGAGCCGCTGCCGGTGGATCCGAGCGCCGTGGCCACCGCGCTGGAGCTGGCGTGA
- the thrB gene encoding homoserine kinase, with protein sequence MRVTVPASSANLGPGFDALGIALALYDAVHVEVVDGPDGTAEVSAEGEGAAAIPTDHEHLVVRVLHRTWAELGLPRRAVRLRCRNSIPHSRGLGSSAAAIVAGVAAAYELAGFALRDNKNLDQALHLAAAEEGHADNVAASLLGGVVIAWQDGDRFRAASLPAHADLHPVAFVPAGESATHTTRGLLPAQVPHADAAFNAGRAALAVHALTTDPSLLPVATEDRLHQDYREPAWPATIELVRRLRAAGVAAAVSGAGPTVLALPPRGELPNSAHSTGFTALHLPVDRCGVRVVSGRSQIE encoded by the coding sequence GTGCGGGTCACGGTTCCGGCTTCCAGCGCCAACCTCGGCCCCGGTTTCGACGCGCTCGGCATCGCCCTGGCGCTGTACGACGCGGTGCACGTCGAAGTCGTGGACGGCCCGGACGGCACCGCCGAGGTCTCGGCCGAGGGCGAAGGCGCGGCGGCGATCCCCACCGACCACGAACACCTCGTGGTCCGAGTGCTGCACCGGACCTGGGCCGAACTCGGCCTGCCCCGGCGTGCGGTGCGGCTGCGGTGCCGCAACAGCATCCCGCATTCCCGCGGTCTCGGGTCCTCGGCGGCCGCGATCGTCGCGGGCGTGGCCGCGGCCTACGAACTCGCCGGTTTCGCGTTGCGGGACAACAAGAACCTGGATCAGGCGCTGCACCTGGCCGCCGCCGAGGAAGGCCACGCCGACAACGTCGCGGCGAGCCTGCTCGGTGGCGTGGTGATCGCCTGGCAGGACGGCGACCGGTTCCGGGCCGCGAGCCTGCCCGCGCACGCCGACCTGCACCCGGTAGCATTCGTGCCCGCCGGTGAATCCGCCACGCACACCACGCGGGGGCTGCTTCCCGCGCAGGTCCCGCACGCCGACGCCGCCTTCAACGCAGGACGCGCGGCGCTGGCCGTGCACGCGCTGACCACCGACCCGTCGCTGCTGCCCGTGGCCACCGAGGACCGGCTGCACCAGGACTACCGGGAACCCGCGTGGCCCGCCACGATCGAGCTGGTGCGGCGGTTGCGGGCCGCCGGGGTGGCGGCCGCGGTGTCCGGCGCAGGGCCGACCGTGCTGGCCTTGCCGCCACGCGGCGAACTGCCGAATTCCGCGCACAGCACGGGTTTCACCGCACTGCACCTGCCGGTGGACCGCTGCGGCGTTCGGGTGGTGTCCGGGCGGTCGCAGATCGAATAG
- the rho gene encoding transcription termination factor Rho: MSNTELLSSDAANGVPAAGGQDSAQSSGTDSNGTPRRRGGLSGMLLPELRQLAGELGIDTGGLRKGDLIAAIKERQGGGAPQRSRGAGNKQSTATQEDTGKSAPESGKAAQDGASGGGKAHQPALDETDSSPKQRDTTAEQNTNGAPTRGRPRRQNSDQGGEEEPRRGGGNNRRRRSSGRGGGNQDQGDDRGDRQDNNRGGQDRNDRQGSRQQDKQDGGNRQQDNRQQDDDDDGGRRRGRRFRDRRRNRGRGEGGGEPEVREDDVLLPVAGILDVLENYAFVRTSGYLAGPNDVYVSLSLVRKYGLRRGDAIKGVIRQPREGEQQRQKFNPLVRVDAINGLEPDAAKGRSEFHKLTPLYPNERLRLETEPQNLTGRIIDLVMPVGKGQRALIVSPPKAGKTMILQAIANAITTNNPECHLMVVLADERPEEVTDMQRSVKGEVIASTFDRPPADHTTVAELSIERAKRLVEMGHDVVVLLDSITRLGRAYNLAAPASGRILSGGVDSTALYPPKRFLGAARNIENGGSLTIFATALVETGSTMDTVIFEEFKGTGNAELKLDRKLSDKRLFPAVDVDASSTRKDEILLSPDELAVTHQLRRVLSALDAQQSLELLQDRLRKSRTNIEFLMQVAKQTPGKDED; this comes from the coding sequence GTGAGCAACACCGAACTGTTGAGCAGCGACGCGGCCAACGGCGTCCCCGCGGCCGGCGGGCAGGACTCCGCCCAGTCCTCGGGCACCGACAGCAACGGCACCCCGCGCCGTCGCGGAGGGCTGTCCGGCATGCTCCTCCCCGAGCTGCGCCAACTCGCGGGGGAACTGGGGATCGACACCGGCGGACTGCGCAAGGGTGACCTGATCGCCGCCATCAAGGAGCGGCAGGGCGGCGGTGCGCCGCAGCGTTCCCGCGGCGCGGGCAACAAGCAGTCCACCGCGACGCAGGAGGACACCGGCAAGAGCGCGCCGGAGTCCGGCAAGGCCGCGCAGGACGGCGCCTCCGGCGGCGGCAAGGCGCACCAGCCCGCGCTCGACGAGACCGACTCTTCGCCGAAGCAGCGCGACACGACCGCCGAGCAGAACACCAACGGTGCTCCGACTCGCGGGCGTCCGCGGCGGCAGAACTCCGACCAGGGCGGCGAGGAAGAGCCCCGCCGCGGTGGCGGCAACAACCGGCGGCGCCGCTCTTCCGGGCGCGGCGGCGGGAACCAGGACCAGGGCGACGACCGCGGCGACCGGCAGGACAACAACCGCGGCGGCCAGGACCGCAACGACCGCCAGGGTTCCCGGCAGCAGGACAAGCAGGACGGCGGCAACCGCCAGCAGGACAACCGCCAGCAGGACGACGACGATGACGGCGGCCGCAGGCGCGGACGCCGGTTCCGGGACCGCCGCCGCAACCGCGGCCGCGGCGAAGGCGGCGGCGAGCCGGAGGTCCGCGAGGACGACGTGCTGCTGCCGGTGGCCGGCATCCTGGACGTGCTGGAGAACTACGCGTTCGTGCGCACTTCCGGCTACCTCGCCGGGCCGAACGACGTGTACGTGTCGCTGTCGCTGGTCCGCAAGTACGGGCTGCGCCGCGGTGACGCGATCAAGGGCGTCATCCGGCAGCCGCGGGAGGGCGAGCAGCAGCGGCAGAAGTTCAACCCGCTGGTGCGGGTGGACGCGATCAACGGCTTGGAGCCGGACGCCGCCAAGGGCCGCTCCGAGTTCCACAAGCTGACCCCGCTGTACCCGAACGAGCGGCTGCGGCTGGAGACCGAGCCGCAGAACCTCACCGGCCGGATCATCGACCTCGTCATGCCGGTCGGCAAGGGCCAGCGCGCGCTGATCGTCTCCCCGCCGAAGGCGGGCAAGACGATGATCCTGCAGGCGATCGCGAACGCGATCACCACGAACAACCCGGAATGCCACCTCATGGTGGTGCTCGCCGACGAGCGCCCCGAAGAGGTCACCGACATGCAGCGCTCGGTCAAGGGCGAGGTCATCGCTTCGACCTTCGACCGGCCGCCGGCAGACCACACCACGGTCGCCGAGCTGTCCATCGAGCGCGCCAAGCGGCTGGTGGAGATGGGCCACGACGTGGTCGTGCTGCTGGACTCGATCACCCGCCTCGGCCGGGCCTACAACCTGGCCGCCCCGGCATCCGGGCGCATCCTGTCCGGTGGTGTGGATTCCACGGCGCTGTACCCGCCGAAGCGGTTCCTCGGCGCGGCCCGCAACATCGAGAACGGCGGTTCGCTGACCATCTTCGCCACCGCGCTGGTGGAGACCGGTTCCACCATGGACACGGTGATCTTCGAGGAGTTCAAGGGCACCGGCAACGCGGAGCTCAAGCTGGACCGCAAGCTCTCGGACAAGCGGCTGTTCCCGGCGGTCGACGTGGACGCCTCCAGCACCCGCAAGGACGAGATCCTGCTGTCCCCGGACGAGTTGGCGGTGACCCACCAGCTGCGCCGGGTGCTCTCGGCCTTGGACGCGCAGCAGTCCTTGGAGCTGCTGCAGGACCGGTTGCGCAAGTCGCGGACCAACATCGAATTCCTGATGCAGGTCGCCAAGCAGACTCCGGGCAAGGACGAAGACTGA
- a CDS encoding cation diffusion facilitator family transporter produces the protein MGHGHGHGHGHGMSADVPASASWRYSRRLAVAFVVLLAFFVLEALVGYLASSLALLSDAGHMLTDVLGVGMALAAITAARRPAAGKRTFGWYRIEVLAALANAVLLFGVAVYILVEAIGRFQEPPEVAGVPMMLTAAAGLLANLVVFLLLRKGAGESLNVRGAYLEVVADSIGSIGVLLGGGLSLAFGWYLADPIVAVAVGLWVLPRTWKLARQALRILVQQAPEGVDVQAMRDDLGALPAVTEVHDLHVWTLTSGMEVASAHLATPSDADHGEVLVAAQRMLAERYRIEHATLQVEPVECARRCEALTW, from the coding sequence ATGGGACACGGCCATGGACATGGCCACGGGCATGGCATGTCGGCGGACGTGCCCGCCAGCGCCTCCTGGCGCTACTCGCGGCGGCTAGCCGTGGCGTTCGTGGTGCTGCTGGCGTTCTTCGTCTTGGAAGCGCTCGTGGGGTATCTCGCGTCATCCCTCGCGCTGCTGTCGGACGCGGGACACATGCTGACGGACGTGCTCGGCGTCGGGATGGCGCTCGCCGCGATCACCGCGGCACGCCGCCCGGCGGCGGGGAAGCGGACCTTCGGCTGGTACCGCATCGAGGTGCTGGCGGCGTTGGCGAACGCCGTGCTGCTGTTCGGCGTCGCCGTCTACATCCTCGTGGAGGCCATCGGCCGGTTCCAGGAGCCGCCGGAAGTGGCCGGTGTGCCCATGATGCTCACCGCCGCCGCGGGACTGCTGGCGAACCTCGTGGTTTTCCTGCTGCTGCGCAAGGGTGCGGGAGAGAGCCTCAACGTGCGCGGTGCCTACCTCGAGGTGGTCGCCGATTCGATCGGCTCCATCGGCGTACTGCTCGGTGGGGGCCTGTCGCTGGCGTTCGGCTGGTACCTGGCCGACCCGATCGTCGCCGTCGCGGTTGGGCTGTGGGTGCTGCCGCGCACCTGGAAGCTCGCCAGGCAGGCGCTGCGCATCCTCGTGCAGCAAGCTCCCGAAGGCGTCGACGTGCAAGCGATGCGCGACGATCTCGGCGCGCTGCCTGCCGTCACCGAAGTGCACGACCTGCACGTGTGGACGCTGACCTCCGGGATGGAAGTCGCCTCCGCGCACTTGGCCACCCCGTCCGACGCCGATCACGGCGAGGTGCTGGTGGCCGCGCAACGGATGCTCGCCGAGCGCTACCGCATCGAGCACGCGACCTTGCAGGTCGAACCGGTCGAGTGCGCTCGCCGCTGCGAGGCGTTGACCTGGTGA